The following coding sequences are from one Psychrobacter sp. AH5 window:
- a CDS encoding acyl-CoA dehydrogenase family protein, whose translation MFSATEHGQEMHAKVKEFIATKIEPIETEFWQECHRLNPDGNWENWQWPAAYDELRQQAREAGLWNLFLPDDKLGAGLSVTDYAPIAELTGRSILAPHIFNCNAPDSGNMELLWRYGSEAQQGKWLTPLLEGKTRSVFCMTEPDVASSDATNMQATAVIDGDEIVINGSKWWSSGLGDPAVNILIVMAYTPDESKGRHQQHSMVLVPADTKGVKIERMLKVFGDYDAPHGHGEVSFDEVRVPVDSFIGGPGMGFEIAQGRLGPGRIHHCMRCIGAAEKSLELAIHRGMERVAFGKPILQLGGNLERIADARIKIDQARLLTLYAAQKMDSQGTKAALTEISAIKVVAPTVLQEVADMAIQIYGGMGVCQDTMLPGFYAQGRVLRLADGPDEVHKTMIAKLELKRQGYSRSKSNK comes from the coding sequence ATGTTTAGCGCCACTGAGCACGGTCAAGAGATGCACGCCAAGGTTAAAGAGTTTATAGCCACAAAAATTGAACCGATAGAGACTGAGTTTTGGCAGGAGTGTCATCGCTTAAACCCCGATGGTAATTGGGAGAATTGGCAGTGGCCTGCCGCTTATGACGAGCTGCGTCAGCAAGCGCGCGAGGCTGGACTTTGGAATTTATTTCTTCCTGATGACAAATTAGGTGCAGGCTTATCAGTCACGGACTACGCGCCGATTGCCGAATTGACTGGCCGTAGTATTCTAGCGCCGCATATCTTTAATTGTAACGCTCCTGATAGTGGCAATATGGAGCTGTTATGGCGTTATGGTTCTGAGGCGCAGCAAGGTAAATGGCTCACGCCGCTGCTTGAGGGCAAGACCCGTTCAGTATTTTGTATGACTGAGCCGGATGTCGCTTCAAGCGATGCGACCAATATGCAAGCGACTGCGGTTATCGATGGCGATGAGATCGTGATTAATGGCAGCAAATGGTGGTCATCAGGCCTAGGTGATCCGGCGGTTAACATTTTAATTGTCATGGCTTATACCCCTGATGAGAGCAAGGGTCGTCATCAGCAGCACTCTATGGTGTTAGTTCCTGCCGATACCAAAGGCGTAAAGATTGAGCGGATGCTCAAAGTGTTTGGTGATTATGACGCGCCGCATGGTCACGGTGAAGTCAGTTTTGATGAGGTACGCGTGCCAGTCGATAGCTTTATCGGCGGGCCAGGCATGGGCTTTGAGATTGCGCAGGGCCGTTTAGGGCCGGGGCGTATTCACCACTGTATGCGCTGTATTGGCGCCGCTGAGAAGTCACTTGAGCTGGCGATTCATCGCGGTATGGAGCGGGTCGCTTTTGGTAAGCCAATTTTGCAACTAGGCGGTAATTTAGAGCGTATTGCGGATGCTCGTATCAAGATCGATCAAGCGCGCCTATTAACGCTATACGCAGCGCAAAAGATGGACTCTCAAGGCACCAAAGCGGCATTGACGGAGATCTCAGCGATCAAAGTCGTTGCGCCAACCGTACTACAAGAAGTGGCTGATATGGCCATTCAGATTTATGGCGGTATGGGGGTATGCCAAGATACCATGTTGCCAGGATTTTATGCACAGGGCCGAGTACTGCGCCTAGCCGATGGTCCAGATGAGGTGCATAAAACTATGATTGCCAAATTAGAGCTAAAGCGCCAAGGTTATAGCCGTTCTAAATCTAACAAGTAA
- a CDS encoding AMP-binding protein has product MIDKPWLAQYPATVPATIDPEQYSSLIELYEESFASFAKQTFSICMGVKHSYDDIDKASKAIAAWLQAQDLAQGSVVALMMPNIPQYLPTMLGILRAGYVCTPVNPLYTGRELRHQLNDSGAKAIFLVDNFAKALEEVVDNTDVEAIVISKIGDMMGVKGIIVNTLIQHVKKLIPDYNLNSAKHSVTNFPDVLKKGKKLTVKKAHAALDQTAFLQYTGGTTGLSKGAILTQRNIVAAGLQSETWSEPIISQVGDEQINMVLALPLYHIFAFMLSLVGVRSGNAFILIPNPRDIPGFIKALSKQPFHVLPAVNTLFKGLLDHPDFSKLDFSNLHMSQAGGMAATEQTAARWLQVTGCPMIEGWGMTECVAVGTCNLLTNTEFNGTIGIPLPSIDIIIIDESGERAAVNEAGEICIKGPNVTPGYLNKDSSKDFTADGYFRTGDIGKMNEQGYFTLLDRKKDMILVSGFNVFPNEVESVMLDCEGISDCAVIGVADDSQGEAVKIYVIRDNETLTKQRVKDFAQQNLTRYKCPSQIEFVDDLPKSNVGKVLRQQLREKHKADHA; this is encoded by the coding sequence ATGATAGATAAACCTTGGCTCGCTCAGTATCCTGCAACGGTTCCTGCAACCATTGACCCCGAGCAGTACTCAAGCTTGATAGAGCTCTATGAAGAGAGTTTCGCAAGTTTTGCTAAGCAAACTTTTAGTATCTGTATGGGCGTCAAACACAGCTATGATGATATCGATAAAGCCTCAAAAGCCATCGCTGCTTGGCTGCAAGCTCAAGATTTGGCACAAGGTAGCGTAGTTGCGCTGATGATGCCAAACATTCCGCAGTATCTGCCAACGATGCTTGGTATCTTACGAGCCGGTTACGTGTGTACTCCAGTCAACCCACTTTATACTGGCCGTGAGCTACGCCATCAACTCAATGACTCGGGTGCCAAAGCTATATTCTTAGTCGATAACTTTGCAAAAGCGCTTGAAGAAGTGGTTGATAATACCGATGTTGAAGCTATCGTTATCTCAAAAATAGGCGATATGATGGGTGTTAAAGGTATAATCGTCAATACGCTAATACAGCATGTCAAAAAACTAATCCCTGATTATAACCTTAATAGTGCTAAGCATAGCGTTACTAACTTCCCCGATGTCCTTAAAAAAGGCAAAAAACTCACCGTAAAAAAAGCTCATGCAGCTCTAGATCAAACCGCATTCTTACAATATACCGGTGGTACTACTGGGCTATCAAAAGGCGCTATTCTCACCCAACGTAATATCGTTGCCGCCGGCCTTCAATCTGAGACTTGGTCAGAACCTATTATCTCGCAAGTGGGTGATGAGCAAATAAATATGGTTTTGGCCTTACCGCTCTATCATATCTTTGCTTTTATGCTCAGCTTAGTAGGTGTGCGCTCTGGTAATGCCTTTATCCTGATACCTAATCCGCGTGATATTCCAGGCTTTATCAAAGCGTTATCCAAACAACCTTTTCATGTGTTGCCAGCGGTTAATACTTTATTTAAAGGCTTACTCGATCACCCCGATTTTAGTAAGCTTGATTTTAGCAACTTACATATGTCGCAAGCTGGCGGCATGGCGGCGACTGAACAGACCGCCGCGCGTTGGTTACAAGTGACGGGCTGCCCGATGATTGAAGGCTGGGGTATGACTGAGTGCGTAGCGGTCGGCACCTGTAACCTTCTCACCAATACCGAGTTTAATGGTACGATTGGTATTCCTTTGCCTAGTATTGATATCATCATTATCGATGAAAGTGGCGAGCGCGCCGCAGTTAATGAGGCCGGCGAGATCTGCATAAAAGGCCCCAATGTAACGCCCGGCTATCTTAACAAAGACAGTAGTAAGGACTTTACCGCCGACGGTTATTTTCGTACCGGTGATATTGGCAAGATGAATGAGCAAGGCTACTTCACCCTACTCGATCGAAAAAAAGATATGATTTTGGTCTCAGGGTTTAACGTTTTTCCTAATGAGGTTGAGTCCGTCATGCTTGATTGTGAAGGTATCTCAGACTGTGCAGTCATTGGGGTGGCGGACGATAGTCAAGGTGAAGCGGTAAAAATATATGTGATACGTGACAATGAGACACTTACAAAACAGAGAGTTAAAGACTTTGCGCAGCAGAATCTAACTCGTTATAAATGCCCTAGTCAGATTGAGTTCGTTGATGACTTGCCAAAAAGTAATGTCGGTAAAGTGTTACGTCAACAGCTACGTGAAAAGCATAAAGCAGATCATGCCTAG
- a CDS encoding SDR family oxidoreductase, translating into MQNKLISLVTQTAKQSRAQAISAVQPARYLKRLTKAQVGQGKTVLVTGASSGLGEVMARLFAKLGYNLAICARRSERLAQLKADLTKSYPDIRVEYKVLDVSDYDAIFKVFNEFAADFGHIDRVVVNAGVGDSRRIGKGRFETNRRTAEINFVSALAQCEAAMKIFREQNDGHLVVISSMSAMRGLPGHMTTYGAAKAGIAYLAEGIRADMLLSNLPIKVSTIYPGYIRTEINKDAKPLPFEVDADTGTKAIVAAIEAGVDEACVPSLPWSIVGQAMKRLPLQLVSKIS; encoded by the coding sequence ATGCAGAATAAACTAATAAGCCTAGTAACCCAAACCGCTAAGCAAAGTCGCGCGCAAGCTATCAGCGCTGTACAACCCGCGCGCTATTTAAAGCGCTTAACCAAAGCGCAAGTAGGTCAAGGCAAAACCGTGCTAGTAACCGGCGCAAGCTCCGGTCTTGGTGAGGTTATGGCGCGATTATTTGCCAAGCTTGGTTATAATCTAGCGATTTGTGCGCGCCGTAGTGAGCGCTTAGCGCAGCTCAAAGCTGACCTTACTAAGAGCTATCCTGATATTCGAGTAGAGTATAAAGTCTTAGATGTCAGCGACTATGATGCTATCTTTAAGGTCTTTAATGAGTTTGCTGCCGACTTTGGGCATATCGACCGCGTAGTAGTCAATGCAGGCGTAGGCGACAGTCGCCGTATCGGCAAAGGCCGTTTTGAGACCAATCGCCGTACCGCCGAGATTAATTTTGTCTCAGCACTCGCGCAGTGTGAAGCGGCGATGAAGATCTTTCGCGAGCAAAACGACGGGCATTTGGTGGTGATCTCTAGCATGTCAGCGATGCGTGGCTTGCCTGGGCACATGACTACTTATGGCGCTGCCAAAGCGGGTATCGCTTATCTGGCTGAAGGCATTCGCGCTGATATGCTGCTGAGTAACCTGCCTATTAAAGTCAGCACTATTTATCCTGGTTACATCCGTACTGAGATCAATAAAGATGCCAAACCCTTACCGTTCGAGGTGGATGCAGATACCGGCACCAAAGCTATCGTCGCGGCTATAGAGGCGGGAGTTGATGAAGCTTGCGTCCCAAGTCTGCCTTGGTCGATAGTTGGTCAAGCGATGAAACGTCTACCTCTACAGCTCGTTAGTAAGATTAGTTAA
- the sohB gene encoding protease SohB codes for MLFHPPKNPVELKVMHLNKVQEQRREDLMEATQGKAALKQLKKSMAKKAKKALKVKSKNKNKDSHNSQVFVLDFDGDIKASAVKHLREEISTIVSTANKGDEVIIRLESGGGMVHSYGLAAAQLVRLKEAGLKLTVCVDKIAASGGYMMACVADNIIAAPFAVIGSIGVVSQLPNFHKLLKKNDVDYEMFTAGDYKRTVTVFGENDDEDRAKYQEELEQTHDLFKHFVNTYRSQLDLDKVANGEHWYGEDAIKLKLVDKLQTSDSYILALMEDNEVYALHSRQKPTLAEKLGLSQAAEATLTMAVDKLPEALMRFDLNSRLNILK; via the coding sequence ATGTTATTTCATCCGCCCAAAAACCCTGTCGAGCTCAAAGTTATGCACTTGAATAAAGTTCAAGAGCAGCGCCGTGAAGACTTGATGGAAGCAACACAAGGTAAAGCCGCGCTTAAGCAACTAAAAAAGAGTATGGCCAAAAAAGCTAAGAAGGCACTAAAAGTAAAATCGAAAAACAAGAATAAAGATAGCCATAACTCGCAAGTGTTTGTTTTAGATTTCGATGGTGATATAAAAGCCAGCGCGGTTAAGCATCTGCGTGAAGAGATTAGCACTATTGTCAGCACTGCTAATAAAGGCGATGAGGTCATCATTCGTTTAGAGTCTGGCGGCGGTATGGTGCACAGCTATGGCCTAGCTGCGGCGCAATTGGTACGTCTAAAAGAGGCAGGTCTCAAGCTTACGGTTTGTGTCGACAAAATAGCCGCAAGCGGTGGCTATATGATGGCCTGCGTCGCCGATAACATTATTGCTGCGCCCTTTGCGGTGATTGGCTCAATTGGTGTGGTCTCGCAATTGCCAAACTTTCATAAACTACTGAAAAAAAATGATGTCGATTACGAGATGTTTACCGCCGGCGACTACAAACGTACGGTGACCGTATTTGGCGAAAACGATGATGAAGATCGCGCTAAGTATCAAGAAGAGCTTGAGCAAACCCATGATTTGTTTAAGCATTTTGTTAATACTTACCGCTCGCAGCTTGATTTGGATAAAGTCGCTAACGGCGAGCACTGGTATGGCGAAGACGCGATCAAGCTAAAGCTAGTTGATAAATTGCAAACCTCGGACAGTTATATCTTAGCGCTAATGGAGGACAATGAAGTCTACGCTTTGCACTCTCGTCAAAAGCCTACGCTTGCCGAAAAACTTGGCTTATCACAAGCGGCTGAAGCGACATTGACTATGGCGGTGGATAAATTACCAGAGGCGCTAATGCGTTTTGATCTTAATAGTCGTTTAAATATTTTGAAATAA
- a CDS encoding AMP-binding protein codes for MTVNKPWLDQYPTNVPKSINPDKYGNIVDLYEECFDRFRMHPMSICMGVTHTYDDIDKTSLAIASWLQAQGLPKGSIVALMMPNVPQYLPTMIGILRAGYVCTPINPLYTGRELRHQLNDSGAKIIFVVDNFAQALEQVVDETAINRIVLSKMGDMMGLKGILVNTIIRQVKRLVPKYKLNDPKHEVTKFPDVLKKGKELPFNKPKMSLDQKAILQYTGGTTGLSKGAILSQRNVVAAALQSEAWYSPITSEINEVYINMVMALPLYHIFAFMLSLLGMRSGYTFILVPNPRDMPGFVKTLSKQPFHIFPAVNTLFKGLLAQPNFKDLDFSSLRITQAGGMAATEQTAQKWLEVTGCPMVEGWGMTEGVAGGTANVITNREFNGTIGIPVPSVDIIVVDDSGKRLGVHQAGEMCFKGPNVTMGYHNSDNKDVFTTEGYFRTGDIASMDEKGYFTLLDRKKDMVLVSGFNVFPNEIESVMLDCAAIIDCAVIGVPDERQGEAVKIYVVPANNAVSKEDIKEFALDNLTGYKCPCYVEFVTELPKSNVGKVLRQKLREKHLSDNPQLL; via the coding sequence ATGACAGTGAATAAACCTTGGCTTGATCAGTATCCCACCAATGTACCTAAGTCGATCAATCCAGATAAGTACGGCAACATAGTAGATTTATATGAGGAGTGTTTTGATCGCTTTCGTATGCATCCTATGAGTATTTGTATGGGAGTGACTCACACTTATGATGACATTGACAAAACCTCGCTAGCTATTGCCTCTTGGCTACAAGCGCAAGGCTTGCCTAAAGGCAGTATTGTGGCGCTCATGATGCCTAATGTGCCCCAATATCTGCCAACCATGATAGGTATTTTACGTGCAGGCTACGTTTGCACTCCTATCAACCCGCTATACACTGGCCGTGAGCTGCGTCATCAGCTTAACGACTCAGGTGCCAAGATTATCTTTGTCGTCGATAATTTCGCGCAAGCGCTTGAGCAAGTCGTTGATGAGACGGCTATCAATCGCATTGTATTATCAAAGATGGGCGATATGATGGGGCTAAAAGGCATCTTGGTAAATACTATTATTCGCCAAGTCAAACGCCTAGTTCCTAAGTACAAGCTTAACGATCCCAAGCACGAGGTCACAAAGTTTCCTGATGTGCTCAAAAAAGGCAAAGAGCTGCCTTTTAACAAGCCCAAGATGAGCTTGGATCAAAAAGCTATCTTACAGTACACCGGTGGCACCACAGGTTTATCCAAAGGCGCCATCCTATCGCAGCGTAACGTGGTCGCCGCTGCACTACAGTCGGAGGCTTGGTATTCGCCTATTACCTCAGAGATCAATGAGGTCTATATCAATATGGTGATGGCTTTGCCTCTCTATCATATTTTTGCCTTTATGCTCAGCTTATTAGGCATGCGCTCAGGCTATACCTTCATCTTAGTGCCAAACCCTCGCGATATGCCAGGCTTTGTCAAGACTTTATCGAAGCAGCCGTTTCATATCTTCCCTGCGGTCAACACCTTATTCAAAGGCTTATTGGCTCAGCCAAACTTTAAGGATTTGGACTTTAGCTCACTACGTATCACTCAAGCTGGCGGTATGGCGGCCACTGAACAAACCGCGCAAAAATGGCTAGAGGTGACCGGTTGTCCAATGGTTGAAGGTTGGGGCATGACCGAAGGCGTTGCTGGAGGAACGGCCAATGTGATTACCAATCGTGAGTTCAATGGTACTATTGGCATTCCTGTGCCTAGCGTTGATATCATTGTCGTTGATGATAGCGGCAAGCGTTTGGGCGTACATCAAGCAGGCGAGATGTGCTTTAAAGGGCCCAATGTCACTATGGGCTATCATAATAGTGATAATAAAGACGTTTTCACCACTGAAGGCTATTTTCGTACAGGAGATATCGCTAGCATGGATGAAAAAGGCTACTTTACTCTACTTGATCGCAAAAAAGACATGGTTTTAGTCTCAGGTTTTAATGTGTTTCCTAACGAGATTGAATCAGTAATGCTAGACTGTGCAGCTATCATTGATTGTGCGGTCATCGGCGTTCCTGATGAGCGTCAAGGCGAAGCGGTCAAGATTTATGTCGTTCCTGCCAACAATGCAGTTAGCAAGGAGGATATCAAAGAGTTTGCCTTGGATAATTTGACCGGTTATAAGTGCCCTTGCTATGTTGAATTTGTGACTGAGCTGCCAAAGTCCAATGTCGGTAAAGTTCTACGCCAAAAACTACGTGAAAAGCATTTGTCCGATAACCCGCAGCTGCTGTAA
- a CDS encoding histidine phosphatase family protein — protein sequence MITILLARHGQASFGRKNYDQLSKLGVTQARMLGEHYANTERRIDAVFSGGLVRQQDSARHFIDSYQAALENNKATKLATTLSGLNDDNLIAEFNEFNHQDVLTKSNPAFASQAAIAAEIGKAEVPKLRLAQLFDEAMQRWHGGDYDDDYIESWTEFNARTQQALAQIRHKASLLNTAAKETRSDDTDTTVLVFTSGGVIAAITAQLFKQDSQMAYQLNKRLINTGVTAITLQRQDLRLLSLNEYSHLFSAGERFVTWR from the coding sequence ATGATTACTATTCTTTTGGCTCGGCATGGACAAGCCTCTTTTGGTAGAAAAAACTACGATCAATTATCAAAGTTAGGCGTCACACAAGCGCGAATGCTTGGTGAGCATTATGCCAATACTGAGCGCCGTATCGATGCGGTGTTTAGTGGGGGCTTAGTGCGTCAACAGGATTCTGCCCGTCATTTTATTGATAGCTATCAGGCGGCTTTAGAGAATAATAAAGCGACTAAGCTTGCCACGACTTTATCTGGTCTTAACGATGATAATTTGATCGCTGAATTTAATGAGTTTAACCACCAAGATGTCTTGACCAAATCCAACCCAGCCTTTGCTAGCCAAGCCGCTATCGCAGCTGAGATTGGCAAAGCTGAAGTACCTAAGCTGCGGTTGGCTCAGCTATTTGATGAGGCGATGCAGCGCTGGCATGGCGGCGACTATGATGATGATTATATCGAAAGCTGGACTGAGTTTAACGCGCGTACGCAGCAAGCACTCGCGCAAATACGTCATAAAGCCAGCTTATTAAATACCGCTGCTAAAGAGACGAGGTCTGATGACACTGACACGACGGTATTAGTGTTTACCTCAGGTGGCGTGATAGCGGCGATCACCGCGCAGTTATTTAAGCAAGATAGCCAAATGGCCTATCAGCTTAATAAACGCCTGATAAACACTGGAGTAACCGCTATTACCTTACAAAGACAAGATTTAAGGCTACTATCGTTAAATGAATATAGCCACTTATTCTCTGCAGGCGAGCGCTTTGTGACTTGGCGTTAA
- a CDS encoding phosphotransferase family protein: MDNSANKQTVTDVLDKGILDKGGEVREGEELDSAAVSAWLKAQGVDVKGEPIVTQFSGGASNWTYRLQYDNQDLILRRPPKGTKAKSAHDMVREYTVQKALKDAYPYVPKMIALCTDEAVIGADFYIMERMQGIIPRASLPKALDFDVKQTRALCTNVIDALIELHQVDYTQYPDLVALGRGEGYCERQVTGWDKRYVKAKTPNVPSFGIVRQWLAKHTPKDSKTCLIHNDWRFDNVILAANNPTEVIGVLDWEMATLGDPLMDLGSALAYWIEEDDNIIMQQSRRQPTHLKGMMTRDEVVRYYLDKTGLEIDNWTFYEVFGLFRLAGIVQQIYYRYYNKQTKNPAFKNFWLIVHVLNAKCLKLIAQYEGEALFMTHVQPRLKERGMDKAAIEQLPEPVQKLVKSILPKGYFESSSKSADD; this comes from the coding sequence ATGGATAATAGCGCAAATAAACAGACTGTAACTGATGTGTTAGACAAAGGGATATTGGATAAAGGCGGAGAGGTGCGTGAAGGCGAGGAGCTTGACAGCGCTGCCGTCAGCGCTTGGCTCAAAGCGCAAGGCGTTGATGTTAAGGGCGAGCCCATAGTGACTCAATTCTCCGGTGGCGCGTCTAACTGGACTTATCGCTTACAGTATGACAATCAAGATCTTATTTTGCGCCGTCCGCCCAAGGGCACTAAAGCGAAGTCCGCTCACGATATGGTGCGCGAATATACGGTGCAAAAAGCGCTCAAAGACGCTTATCCGTATGTGCCAAAGATGATTGCGCTTTGTACCGATGAGGCGGTCATTGGCGCAGATTTTTATATTATGGAGCGTATGCAAGGGATTATTCCCCGTGCAAGCTTACCCAAAGCGCTTGATTTTGATGTTAAACAAACGCGCGCGTTATGCACTAATGTCATCGATGCTCTTATTGAGCTGCATCAAGTCGATTATACTCAGTATCCGGATTTGGTGGCGCTGGGTCGCGGTGAAGGTTACTGCGAGCGTCAAGTCACCGGTTGGGACAAGCGTTATGTCAAAGCAAAAACCCCAAATGTTCCAAGCTTTGGCATAGTGCGTCAATGGCTGGCTAAGCACACACCAAAAGATAGCAAAACTTGTCTTATTCATAACGACTGGCGTTTTGACAATGTCATTTTGGCTGCCAATAATCCTACTGAAGTCATCGGCGTGCTCGATTGGGAGATGGCGACGCTTGGTGATCCTTTAATGGATCTAGGCAGCGCGCTAGCTTATTGGATTGAGGAGGATGACAATATCATCATGCAGCAGTCGCGCCGTCAGCCGACTCATCTAAAAGGCATGATGACGCGCGACGAAGTGGTTCGTTATTATTTAGATAAGACTGGGCTTGAGATTGATAACTGGACTTTTTATGAAGTGTTTGGCTTATTTCGCTTAGCCGGTATCGTCCAGCAAATCTATTATCGCTATTATAATAAGCAAACTAAAAACCCAGCCTTCAAGAACTTTTGGCTGATCGTGCATGTGTTAAATGCCAAATGTCTAAAACTTATCGCTCAGTATGAAGGTGAGGCGTTATTTATGACGCACGTGCAGCCGCGCCTAAAAGAGCGAGGCATGGATAAAGCCGCTATAGAGCAGTTGCCAGAGCCGGTACAAAAGCTGGTCAAAAGTATTTTGCCCAAAGGCTATTTTGAGTCAAGCTCCAAGTCCGCTGATGACTAA
- the aspS gene encoding aspartate--tRNA ligase, which translates to MKPSTITQKDQAVHSGYRDEYCGAVTEKLLEQTITIVGWVHRRRDHGGVIFLDMRDRAGILQVVVDPDTPEAFATADAARPEYVLKITGRVRRRYEGTENKNMTSGQVELLGKQIEVLAKSETPPFPLNDENMTVSEDLRLKYRYLDMRRPEMQERMVFRAKATSAIRRYLDDHGFLDVETPILTRATPEGARDYLVPSRTRPGNFFALPQSPQLFKQLLMVSGFDRYYQIAKCFRDEDLRADRQPEFTQVDIETSFLNEEEIMTINEGLIKHLFKTMMDIELADFPRMTYEEAMRDYASDKPDLRIPLKLQDVADLMKDVDFKVFAGPANDPKGRVAALRIPNGSSLSRKQIDEYTKFVGIYGARGLAYIKVNDASNINNGVDKESGLQSPIIKNMSDEVLASLIERTEAKDGDIIFFGADKASVVNDAMGALRQKIGLDMDMATCQWAPLWVTDFPMFEETDDGKWTSMHHPFTKPKGSVDELKTNPANALSIAYDMVLNGTEIGGGSLRINTLEMQQAVFEALGIDEQEAEDKFSFLLDALKFGAPPHGGLAFGLDRLIMLMVGASSIRDVIAFPKTKTAEDPLTQAPAPVDSKQLRDLGIRLREKAQADTNKPAQ; encoded by the coding sequence ATGAAACCGAGCACTATAACGCAAAAAGATCAAGCCGTACACAGCGGTTATCGTGATGAATACTGCGGTGCTGTGACTGAGAAGCTATTAGAGCAAACCATTACTATTGTCGGCTGGGTGCATCGTCGCCGTGACCATGGCGGTGTTATCTTTTTAGATATGCGTGATCGTGCTGGTATTTTGCAGGTGGTCGTTGATCCAGATACCCCCGAAGCTTTTGCCACTGCTGATGCGGCGCGTCCTGAATATGTGCTCAAAATCACCGGCCGTGTGCGTCGTCGTTATGAGGGCACCGAAAATAAAAACATGACTAGTGGTCAAGTTGAGTTATTAGGTAAACAGATTGAAGTATTGGCCAAGTCTGAAACGCCGCCTTTCCCGCTCAATGATGAAAACATGACCGTCTCAGAGGATCTGCGCCTTAAGTATCGCTATCTCGATATGCGTCGTCCAGAGATGCAAGAGCGCATGGTGTTCCGTGCCAAAGCGACTTCTGCTATTCGCCGCTATCTTGATGACCATGGCTTTTTGGATGTCGAAACGCCTATCTTGACTCGTGCCACGCCAGAAGGTGCGCGTGATTATCTAGTGCCTTCACGTACCCGTCCGGGCAACTTCTTTGCGCTACCGCAGTCGCCGCAGCTATTTAAGCAGCTACTTATGGTGTCAGGCTTTGATCGCTATTATCAAATCGCTAAGTGCTTTCGTGATGAAGACTTGCGTGCTGATCGCCAGCCTGAATTTACCCAAGTTGATATCGAGACTTCTTTTTTAAACGAAGAAGAGATCATGACTATCAACGAAGGTCTAATCAAGCATCTGTTCAAAACCATGATGGATATTGAGTTGGCTGACTTCCCGCGGATGACTTACGAAGAGGCTATGCGTGATTACGCTTCTGACAAGCCTGATCTACGTATTCCATTAAAGCTACAAGACGTTGCTGACTTGATGAAAGACGTCGACTTCAAAGTCTTTGCCGGCCCTGCTAACGATCCAAAAGGCCGCGTCGCCGCGCTACGTATCCCTAATGGTAGCTCTCTTAGCCGTAAGCAAATCGATGAATATACTAAGTTTGTCGGTATTTATGGCGCACGCGGTTTGGCTTACATCAAAGTCAATGACGCAAGCAACATTAATAATGGCGTGGATAAAGAATCAGGCTTACAGTCGCCTATCATCAAAAACATGAGCGATGAGGTGCTAGCTAGCCTAATCGAGCGCACTGAAGCAAAAGATGGCGATATTATCTTCTTTGGCGCGGACAAAGCCAGTGTCGTCAACGATGCGATGGGCGCGTTACGTCAGAAGATCGGCCTTGATATGGATATGGCGACTTGCCAGTGGGCGCCGCTTTGGGTCACTGACTTCCCGATGTTTGAAGAGACTGACGATGGCAAGTGGACCTCTATGCACCATCCATTCACTAAGCCAAAAGGCTCGGTCGATGAGCTAAAGACCAATCCGGCCAATGCTCTGTCTATCGCTTATGATATGGTACTAAACGGCACTGAGATCGGCGGTGGTAGCCTGCGTATCAATACTTTAGAGATGCAGCAAGCAGTCTTTGAAGCATTAGGTATCGATGAGCAAGAAGCTGAGGACAAGTTTAGCTTCTTGCTTGACGCGCTAAAATTCGGTGCGCCGCCGCATGGTGGTCTCGCCTTCGGTTTGGATCGCCTGATTATGCTGATGGTGGGTGCAAGCTCTATCCGTGACGTCATCGCTTTCCCAAAAACCAAAACCGCTGAAGATCCGTTAACGCAAGCGCCTGCTCCAGTTGACTCTAAACAGTTACGTGATTTAGGTATTCGCCTACGCGAAAAAGCTCAAGCTGATACCAATAAACCCGCTCAATAA